Proteins from a genomic interval of Chiloscyllium plagiosum isolate BGI_BamShark_2017 chromosome 36, ASM401019v2, whole genome shotgun sequence:
- the pdia3 gene encoding protein disulfide-isomerase A3 has product MIRLLLLACAVGAGLASDVLELTDDDFEDRIGDHELILVEFFAPWCGHCKRLAPEYEAAATRLKGKVPLAKVDCTANTNTCTKYGVSGYPTLKIFRDGEESGSYDGPRTADGIVSQLKKQAGPSSIEIKTAEDLESFINDADASVIGFFEDSASSAQTDFLKAASAMRENYRFAHTNTEELLEKYDIKTKGVILFRPPRLANKFESSSVQYTEDKFTNAKIKKFVLDNIFGICPHMTEDNKDQLKGKDLLVAYYDVDYEKNPKGSNYWRNRVMKVAQKFLDDGKKLTFAVANYKTFGHELSEFGLDAATGDVPVVAIKTAKDVKYVMQEEFSRDGKALERFLEDYFDGKLKRYLKSEPIPESNDGPVKVVVAENFDDIVNDETKDVLIEFYAPWCGHCKSLEPKYKELGEKLSGDSNIVLAKMDATANDVPSPYEVQGFPTLYFAPMGKKQSPKKYEGGREVSDFMNYLKKESTHPLDVTVEEKKSKKKKRDKEDL; this is encoded by the exons ATGATTCGCCTCCTGCTCCTCGCGTGCGCCGTCGGCGCGGGCCTGGCCAGCGACGTCCTCGAGCTGACCGACGACGATTTCGAGGATCGGATCGGGGACCACGAGCTGATCCTGGTGGAGTTCTTCGCCCCCTG GTGTGGCCACTGCAAAAGGCTGGCCCCAGAATATGAAGCTGCTGCTACTAGGTTAAAAGGAAAAGTTCCTCTAGCGAAG GTTGACTGCACTGCAAACACAAATACATGCACCAAGTATGGAGTCAGTGGTTACCCAACTTTGAAGATATTCCGTGATGGTGAAGAGTCTGGTTCTTATGATGGTCCTAGAACAGCAG ATGGGATTGTCAGCCAATTGAAGAAACAGGCAGGACCAAGCTCCATAGAAATTAAAACTGCTGAAGATTTGGAGAGCTTCATTAATGACGCTGATGCTTCTGTTATTG GTTTTTTTGAAGACTCTGCTAGCTCAGCCCAGACAGATTTCCTCAAGGCAGCGAGCGCAATGAGGGAGAACTACCGTTTTGCACACACTAATACAGAGGAATTACTTGAGAAATACGACATCAAGACCAA GGGAGTTATTCTGTTCCGACCTCCACGACTGGCAAACAAGTTTGAAAGTAGCAGTGTGCAGTACACAGAAGACAAATTCACAAATGCAAAAATCAAAAAATTTGTCCTTGACAACAT CTTTGGCATCTGTCCCCATATGACTGAAGATAATAAAGATCAGTTAAAAGGGAAGGATCTGCTGGTGGCTTACTATGATGTGGATTatgaaaaaaacccaaaaggtTCTAACTATTGGAGAAATAG AGTGATGAAAGTTGCTCAGAAATTTCTGGATGATGGTAAGAAGTTGACTTTTGCTGTGGCCAACTATAAAACCTTCGGCCACGAACTTTCAGAATTTGGCTTAGACGCTGCCACTGGTGATGTTCCTGTGGTTGCTATCAAAACTGCTAAGGATGTAAAATACGTGATGCAAGAAGAATTCTC GCGAGATGGTAAAGCACTGGAGCGTTTTCTAGAGGACTACTTTGATGGTAAACTGAAACGTTATCTTAAATCTGAGCCAATTCCAGAGAGCAATGATGGTCCTGTGAAG GTTGTAGTCGCTGAGAATTTTGATGACATTGTAAATGATGAAACGAAGGATGTCTTGATTGAATTTTATGCTCCGTGGTGTGGCCACTGCAAGAGTCTGGAGCCAAAGTATAAGGAGCTTGGAGAAAAG tTAAGTGGTGATTCTAACATTGTCCTTGCCAAGATGGATGCTACAGCCAATGATGTGCCTTCACCTTATGAAGTTCAAGG GTTCCCCACACTTTATTTTGCCCCGATGGGTAAGAAGCAGAGCCCAAAGAAATATGAG GGAGGTCGTGAAGTTAGTGACTTCATGAATTACTTGAAGAAGGAATCTACACATCCTCTGGATGTAACAGTGGAAGAAAAGAAGTCAAAGAAGAAGAAGAGGGACAAGGAAGACCTGTAA